AGTACTAAAGCCCTCCTTGCGCCTTGCTCTTTGTCACCTCTCCGATACATTGTACGGCTCTCGCAGCGGGCATGACCTTTAGTAGCGATGTCACCATTGTTCCCCATATTGTGTGCCTTGTACATGTTACCGATAAGCAGCCTCATTCTGCATGCAGGTAATTGTTTCCGGACTAACTACTTGCTTGCGTCGGATCACGAGGCAACTTTGTAGTGACGTGAAGAGAGATTGGCATGTGCTACGATAACCACAATGTAAAATCCTACCTATATGCTTAGTATTGTTACAGATTTCTTCAATTTTTTAGTTACATAGTTAAATCATAAAATGGACAATAATTGAGGACTCTTGAggttaataatacaataaaaatcgaAGGAATCTGTAAcactattgtataaatattcttAACCTGATAGcacattaaaaatagatatactCACATAGCTCAATAGTACCTTCCATTCATCAAAAGTTTATCAAAGACAGTCAAATTAACATGACAGTGATAACATAGCTCTTGCCCACGAGAATGGCTTAAAATGAGCCAAGTGTCGTGTTAATTCGTCTAATGTAGCATGAAAGATTTGTCAAGAGCCCTCATATTTCACGAAACAATAGTTTGATCGCTAAATGAGTTGGTAGTGGTTTAGCAAGGAAGGGCGATATCCAGGCCTATGTGTTGACCCTCTGGCGTGTTGTTGCAGGACGGTGGACGTCGCAGCGGCGCGGCCTCGCGCTGTCCCCGCGCCCTCGCCGCACACCAACCAATATGGCGACGTTGTGGAGTAGCCGCACGCTGTGATACTATGTATTACCGATGAGCCTTAATTTGTCTATACTCTCAGTATCGTCGTTGAGGTATTAAATAGTAATGGCTTGATAACTGTAGTACGCGTATCacaaaatgtattcaaacagattgaaacaaaataaaatagtagaCTTGTTGTGTTTATGGGTGTTTTCTTGTGTACTACCCTTACCTATCAGCGACGATTGTATGTCTGCCTAGCGATTGTCCTTAACCTGCGATTAAACGAATGCGGTAATTACCAAAAAGTGTAACTAGAACATAGGAACATACCCCAGACGAATTGAAAATTTGTCAGTACAAGTTCCCTTTCATTTGAAATTCATAAGAAAAGTGGAATCATATATAATCCGCCATTTTGTAACGACGGCtaccattttcattttttttttcttatggcAATCAGCTGATAgatttaccaaatttcatcaaactAAACGAAGAAAACAGTCGACTAATTCACCTGTCAAATGGAAAACAAAGTCACAGACACACGTCAAAATTATAGCCACCCCAAAAATTGTTGAAACTGTTAGCAGATAgccataagaaaaataaaagaggaACCCATGATTTTCGCATCGGGCCTTAACTAGATTTTAATGTAGAATCATATCATTTCCCGtccttttaatttttggttAGTTCTAACTAAACTTACTCATCTGtcgtagataaaaataaaaataaaaccgatttgtctttttagtattatttcaatgtatgaaaatgttaattactgTGATAACTTTATTTCCTATCCTGTGTGAATTTCGTTAGTAATACTATAACGAATAATTGGTAGCAATAGCAGAGTATGGTCAATACATTGAACAGTCACTCAATGATTAGTATATTCACAGTCAGACAGTCTCTGcttcaaaactaattaatattttaatcatgtACAATGTTATTCGCCTAAATGATCCCGCAAAGAACACAACCTGCGTGCACCAAACATTGCATTTGTACTACACACAGTGTGGCGGCATATATAATGTGTATACTTGTAATATACGGCACCCAGATTGAGCCCTGGTACTATATCTAAAGTCACCTAAAACAACCAATACAAAGTCACTTTTCATACTCCATGCTAACCTTCCTGGACTCTTGATGAACTCCAAAATTTTCCTTATGCTGTATCGTTATTAGGTTGTCTATGATTATAATcctttttgtgtttgtttgtttagttcttataattataataacttcgCAAAATGCTATATATAAGGTTCGCACAGGCAAAGGTAGGGTATAAATAAAACGCACAGCTTAATATGATGAATGAAACACGATATccaaaacactttattttttaataaactaaacataattaaaacaacaatatgaCTTCACAGAATTTATTCGCAAATGGTCGTATGCTGAGTGcaaattatacaaaatcaacagatttaaaaaaaaagtcatctaAAAAAGTATTGTTAAAGATAAGCAATTCGTTTAAAACGAATCACGAAATAAGTGGTTCATACAAGACGGTAAATTGTTGCGTGCTCTCGAGGTTTCAAGCGATTGCTGATAATTTAAGGATGTCAAATTAGCACAACAATGCCCAAACCACTGTTTAGCATAAAGCGAAGACCTAAATGCGAATAATTCTTTGAGTGTATGACTAAATAACGTCGCACTATTGTTGGAGTATTTTTGGTAACTGATTGTTACAAATGCGGGTCACATGTGCACGAAGATCATATCTTGCCACACAATGTTGCGCTATCACGATCAGCGATGCTGTTCGACAATAACAAATGAGCGCTTTTTAAACCTGGAATACTTTTTGCGTGGATACATTCATAATGTATAATGTGTTTTAGTTTCTCGACTTTCTCATGACGTCACAACAATAGTGCGGGGTCCGTGCGACCTTAGGCCGACACTACGCATCGATAACGATGCTCTACAATAATGATTGCTACTTCAGACAGCACCGGAATTACATCAACCCACACATttgccaaaacaaaacaaaatattgtacttatagttatgaatatttcaaatttttggAAAACGAGTGAAGACCTCAAtcatatacacataaaaaatattataaaccttAATAACCAACGTAATTCCAGTGtgtcacaataaaataatatgtacattcTTAGAAATCACACACCAAATAATTTCATCGTTTAGTTATAGAATATATTAGTACGGGCGGAGCCTATTGCTTCGCCCGTGTCCCTCTACACATATACAAAGATGCACTTCGATAACAAGTGCTGTCGCTTAGCTTACGGTGGTCGAACCATGACACACGATTGCACCGATACATAAATAGATCCCACCGTCGTCCCTTaaagattattaatataaaaatggtcGCACCTCCGCTCGAATATGTAAAGATCCGAAGAGACATTTCCAATGTATCTATCTCACTCACTTATCtgaaaattttatgattttacgATCGTAcctaaaatgatttttgatgGCAAGCCTAAaagtttttgcttttgtttattggTACATTATTTGAGCGGAGCTGTGATATGTAGACGACTACTAATGTCTCTAAAAATGCAGAACGAGtagttatataatatatgaCTGAAGATTATAGTTAATGTATTTGAAGTTAATTGTGGTGAAGAATTACTTCACTATATCGTACGGCGGGCTATTCCCGGCCAGGCGCACTCCTGTACCtccttttcttaaattaaatgtattattgttggaaacttaaagattttatacattaaaataataaaaatcgtctCAGTTAAATGTTACGCTTATTTTCTCAATGATATCGAGACTACTGGTTTGTACAATAAGGTCACTTGACATAGATACTCAATGGCATCGCTTACTTGATAATAGTCAAGTGCTTTGTGTGGCACGTTGTCTTTAATATTGTCgacgttttaatattaaagctaCATGTTGATGCGATGTGTTCACACGGCGATggataatttttaaaagtagattattATAACTTAACAATACTTATAAACAATGGTACGCATATTTGGTAGGTGTAATGAGCACAAAAACACGCGCCGACAGCGCTGGCTCGGCGTGTTGACTGTCGTAGTTATGCTAGCACGTAGCTCTAGCAGTGGTAACTAATGGAGACAAGATTTCAGTGACGATTACTTTACTTAGAGCTATTGATGTTGTTTCGTTGCCTTTTATCCCGACTACGGCAAAGTTGTTTTAGTCAAGCAGACCGAATATTTGCATTTACGTATATTTCACCataccttttatattttaattcaattaatttaataaaagaatgagtactagacaatgCGAATACATTTCGTTATTTCAGGGCGGTGGTCTGTTCTTAGTTGGTTGTGAGAACAGTTTGCCTTATCGTCGGGGGGCCAACGCAGCTTAGGGCAGAGGCCAGGGCAGGCCGGAGAAGTTGACGGGTCCTCCAAGCCCGGCGTCGGCCTCGAGCAGGCTCATGATGACGGCCATGGCGGCCTCGCCGTTGCCGTCGAGAGCgagcggcggcagcggcggcgagCCGGCGGCCAGCGCGCCTGGCGGGGACTGCTCGGCGGCCGCGCTCAGCGGCACGTTGTTGCGCACCTGGCTGTAGGACGCCATGTCCGCGCCCAAGATGTTGTCCACCAGCGATGCCTAGAGACAAGACACACATTTTTAACGTCATTTGGCTAAATGTCGCTAGTGTATCCTAGAACGACGGCGGCGGTTACTGATTGACTTACATTCTGATTGAAGACAGCGTCCTGCAGCAGATCGGCCGGCAGGTCCGGCGAGAACTCGGCGGAGGAGCGGCGCAGGGCCTCCTCGGCGATGGCGCTGCCGATCTTGTGCGACTCCACCTGCGACTCGATCAGACGTTGCATCTCCACGTCGGCTTCTGTAATCACACCGCCTACACATTTTcagttaattaaatacttacctCAGAATAGAAGTGCTTAACTTTACTTGTAATGAACAGAAGAGGAGGGCTCATGGGaacaaagataaaagataaGGGCGTGTCGCAcctaaacaaaattttcataaaaacggcccgacagaaaataaaaacataatatagcAAATAAGGGAACCGAAAAGCAAGCGGTTGTGTAAacaattttgtgtttgttttccGACTTTATCAATTGTAAGGAAAAGAACGTAAAAGAAATCGTTGcgaaacaaaacgaaaaaacaatAATCTCCATGTTCCGCTTCTTCTCAAAAACACTTTGTTTGGCTTTAGCTTTGTTACTTACTCTGTTTGTACATGTTGTCGTAGGCAGCGGCGTTGGGGTCAGCGTGCTGCGGTGCTGGCTCAGTCACCAGTGTGTTGTTGGCCACCAGACACTCCACATCCTTAGTCCATGGGTTCCTGAAAAACATACAACTTTAGTATTCCGCCATATTtgcaatattgattttatataatagtGTCAGCTTTTGCGTTTCTGCTTTGAATTTAAACCACATTAAATTTAGATCACATTCAAACGCATCTATTATAGTTAAGTAGACTCGAAATGTACTAGCAGCCATTTGCAATCACACTTTGGTATGTGACGACCTGAAATGTCTTTGTGTTCTAGCTTACGGCTATAAACGTTAACTACACTTTAGGCTGATAGATATTGATATGAACTTACTTGAAAGGCTTAAAGTGGGTCTGAATCCTCACGAGAGCGCCGTCCTTCTTGCGGAACGAGTAGGGTGGAGTCGCAAGCGGGTCGCGGCGTAGAAGCGCAGCTTTGTGGGTGCGGGCCACAGCACCCAGCTCGGGTCCGCTCACATACTCGTACAGGCTAGTGCCAAGTAATTCCTGAGGCAGGAACCCCAGGGCCAGCGTCACCCTGTACCCAGACACACAATTAGGTATACCATCGCAAATTCGCAACACTAAAACATCGCTTAAAGAAAAAACGTACTGAGAAATCGTGATTTCTTCTTCAGGTATCCCCCAGGTGTTTATCATGTTTGCCATCACGGCATCCTTAACGTCGACAACCTTACCCATCTTGATAAGAATACAAGAAACTTCGAGATCACCAAGCCTCTGTTAACCGTCGGCACTGCACAAAATCAATACTTGTCAGGCTTGGAAGTTGGACGCAATCCTTTCTCGATTACTACGCCACCTATCGTCAAGATTTATCACTCTATTTAACCCTGAACATGGCTACAATCTGCCGCAACTGTCATATTATTGTCACGTTGATAGTTGAGGTTTGCGCAATGaaatactagatggcgttagtagtaAGTTTAAGCAAGGGTGTCTGGTAATTTTTCGTGAAGAGCACCTGTTGCCGAGTTACCTAGTGACCTACTGCGAACTCACCCTATGCATTGACCGTGTTCAgacagtgacagtgacagtCGAAGCTTGGAAACTTTATTGaactattatatataatatttttgaacataaaatatacttatttgttttatttatgacatgCCAAACTCTCGATATTAATTTTTCaagaataaataacaaagttgattaaaattcttaaaagtGCGTATCATTActttattgtataaaatgtgCAATATCTCATAATGTGCATATGCAAGACCGGTTGCAATAAAATaggtttataatttttaattgaatttatttttattattaagtcaGTACCTACATTTATTGAAACATTACACGACTAGAAACTGAAGAGTTAAGTAGTCACGATTAGTCTCGAAGctggatttttttaatccttcctctatttaattctttaaattgtACATTTGAACCAAACTTAGATTGAGTACCTACCTATCAAGTTACATGCGTCGATATTTGTCGATCGAATGTAGTTCTAACTCGTAATACATCACAAATTAGCGCTAGTTTCTCTATTCGATTGAAGAGGACTCGATTTTCCTTACCATACAGTTTACTATATTGTCAAGACCAGTGTAAAAAGAGTAggtataaaatcaaaacaaacatgaaGAATTGTAATGTATTGCCAGGCATTGACACTAAAACGCAGATGACGTAGACAGGCTGTTGAGATTTATTCAGTCTATGTATAGAATAGATTTAATCGTGTAAAATGTACTTAGATTACATAGTGATGCAGATGATCAGTAGAAATTAAACAGAACACATACTAAATACACTGTCTTTACTTACTTGACAGGTCTCAAGGGACACTGGATGAAACAACGCCCTTATCAATtagtgaaagattttttttaagttcttctATCGTAACAAACCTTTGATCGACGAAGAGGAACTTCCCATCGGGCGCGTGCCGCGACACGTACTGCAGGTGCCTGGTCGGCGGCACGGTGCAGGCGTAGGGCGCGGGCGCCAGGTCCGGCAGAGCGCGCCCCACCGCCACCAAGCAGGACAGGTTGCACTGCTCGCCCTCGTCCGCCGCCTCCGCTGTACTGGCGCCGTCTGACATCTCGGCGGGGGCCCACGATTTCAAGTACCCTAATTAGACACATCGTGTGATATTTATGTTCACATTATGACGCTTTTATGCTGTGTAAAGTACATTGAGCATTGTTTTTATTCTGCTGCTATATGACAAGTTACTTATTTgtcacaaattttatttaatttattttatttaactgaagTCTTCATCATActtctttttgtaaatatctttaaagtATTTGCAACAAGTTGTTATAACAGCAGTGTCTTTTCAAAGTTTCATGCCTTCGCCTCGTATTTGActttaaacaatgttatttattggGGACCTTAACTTCTAGTTTTCGCCAGATTGAAATCAAATCAGAATTTGAAAGAATTTTCCAAAAGCTAAATATCGAATTCAATTTTGCACTCCTATCTGTCCAGCGATTCTTAGTAAATTGTATCTCAGCATCGAGAAGTGCGTTAATACTAACCGGTACATTGCACAACGCAGTACTTCTTCTCGTTTTGCTTTTTGCGCAGTTTAGCGCCAGGTTCGGGATCCTCCTTGATgggcagcggcgcgggcgcggtcTCGGGCTGCAGCTTGCACTTGATGCGGCAGAAGAAGGAGCGCCGAGCGCCCGGGCACAGCCGCGACGCGCCCGCCACCACGTCCGCCTTCACTGGCAGCATAGCTGTACACACAGTATGCATTTATGACTGTACTATTATCGAGGCAACACACTATCATCACCGGCTTGGATAATGCAAGGCATTGGCCTTCCTTCGCTTATTACATTATCCTCTCTATTCTGCCCCGAGCATCCATATAACTGTTATAAATATcagatttgtaatttatataggGTAAAACGCGAAATTCCACTTTCCaggaaaataaaagttagaaaAACGTGAAAAGTTCGAATTTGACTCTGGCTTCGAAGGTTACTCAGGGAGAAAAAAATctcgttacaaaatatttttaattgcgcCGTgtcttttcttttataataggCCCAGTTGCCTACTTTCCAGTTTTTAACCTTGAACGCTACATACTCGGTAAGAAGACGAAACAAAACTTCATGATGAGACCTACTATGCTTAGAGGGGATCAAAAAATATGTCGGTGTGTGACTTACTTTTAGCATCGATGAGTCTCTCTCGAGGACTGAGATCAGACGACGAGAGCTGCTCCTTGACCTTGGCGACGTCCTTCGGATGCAATATATCGAAGAGGCTCTGACCTAATAGTTCCGACTGTGGACAACGGTACCATATACTTAGGGCATAGTAAACATATCTCGGATCGCATGCTATCAGCGCACAGATGTTGTTAGTATAACCGCAAGGCGCGCCCTTGACAGTCGCAACTAACTGTGATGCGCGACTGACGTCATCTCAGATAATGTACGTTGAGGAAGTGTTGCCTGCTGACTGCATACAGACCACAATGTATACCTAATTATGTTAGTTTTGTAGCTCGGCCATTACTAATGCATTACGTTGTATATGATAGTTGTCATGTCGCAATAAGATACCAGATTTATCACAACGCTATACACTGCTTTGCTAATGTTACACGAGTATAATTCTAAAGAGAAAACCATGGCAAAAGCAATGTTATAATAACACAACAAAGTTTATTACTAGTGCGCAATAGCCGCATACTTAAACACACAGCACAGAAGTGTAAAACAACAAGATCATGGGCAACAATACTTATGCTAGACCAATCAATCTAATTTCTATAAACCCATGGCACGCAGAATAAAAGCGACAAAgatttaatacatataaataataaagattaaaacaaatactataaGGTGCAAAACTGAATACTTCACTTACATGATGGAAACTATGAAATTCTGCAGAAAAGAGCACGAGACAAACAATAGCATAATTCACAGCACGCATGCGATCGCTGATTGTGATAATTGACTAATGTACTCTGGCTACAacacatacatataaacatGCAGATTTCGCTCAGCTGTGTCTATATAAAGTTGTGAGACATACCTGATCGTAGTGCAGCATCCTCTTGACGGAGGCGGAGACGTAGAGCAGGCGGCCGCGGTCGCAGCCGACGACGAGCAGGAAGCAGTCGTGCGCGGCGTGCAGGATGAGCGCGTTGAGCTCGCGCTCGGAGAGGAaggcggggcgcgggcgcgcggtCAGCGGGCACGCGGACAGCGCGCCGCGCACCGAGCGCAGGTGCTGCACGGCCATGCGCAACACCGTCAGCTTGTCCAGCTTGCGCGCCATCGCGCCGCACATCGGTACCATCGCGCTCAGCTCCGATATGTACGTGTTCATTTTATCCCGACGACGCTTCTCGATCTCGCTGTGGTTCTGCCTGCAAATACCCCAAAACCATTTCAAACAGATCTATACTACTGCATAGAACTGTTAAGAAGTCTGGCATACCAGCTTGGTCACAAGCTTGACCTACTCCACCGAGTcgtaatacttaaaaaaaaaagaaaaatgactcccgcagtaaggaacttaattccttgtgtcgctgggTGTTTCACAGAcaaaatcacatgcacaataacatccagactcagaacaagcattcgtgaatcacacaaatgtttgtcctacacggggatcgaacccgcggcacgacgcgctcagtgggtttagctTGGTGaccggctatccgtacagtcaaaCTTCAAGTtccgttttcttttttagacacaaaaaaggttgtttatatatattgtttgttGAAAATACATGAGAGTCTTACTTCTTATCGGGCAAAGTGCGTGTGGAGCGCGCGTCATCGCCGCCGTCGTCATCATAAGCGCTGCCCGTGCCACTGAAAGACATGTtctgttaatattatattagctaTGCATTCagcattatatttcattttaaagtatgGAGGTATATTTCAGTAGGTATATGTAAATACCACTTCattgatgttaaaaaataaattaaaattcgtaGAAAACTCCGCAACAGTCACGTACGTAGTACACTGCCATGTTTAGTCAATACAGAACTGGAACTGAATCATAGTAGTTTAGATTTTACCTGTTAAGTCATATTGCCTCTTTAAAGCTACAAAATATTCGGAAAGAATTCTGTCAAAAAGTAGAAATGTCCCTATTATTGATCGGTTAATTAACTCGTTCGAAAAAATTACTCTCGTAGTTCAGCGTAAGCTTTCCAAATACAGCTCACATAATCAGTGTTTTATTGCACAATATACATTCAGTTCGACTTAATTGCGTATAGCAATAAgtttgcctatgcatatcaggattatcagaaaattacatattaaaacagttgctggaatttagaactgcaactatgtgcataataattcaatctttgaaaccctagttcacataaatacttagacctttgtttagtcctagctaccgcattaggttaagtaacctgttttggtagattagtgtgataattaaataaataaataaataaaggttccTTAGTAGACGGAGCGGGGTTGAAGGTCGCGTAGCTTCCTTTGTAACTTGTTAAAGCGAAGCCATACAAAATTTGGTTactttgtaaacaatttaactCCTTCGCTTAATATAACCTTGGCAGGTGGTTTCACAAAGAACTCTTGTAAATTCTTAGTAGCACAAACTGCCAGGAACAAACTAATATAGGTACTTTTTTTGTTCACTAGTTCTTGCAACTTACGGAACTGTTACCAAGGCCTATAATATCTAATGAAAGCatttatatgaaattgtttgaatatttcatttacCATTGAAATGCGACATCGCTAAAACATGATTACGGACCTCAATCGCATTCGCAACTACTCATGCATCTCCGGTATGGCGAGTGCGTAAACGTTTTCATGTTCAATTTTAACAGGAAATGATGTATTAATTAAAGCAGATGTATGCAGTTGATACATTCGAGGAATTATATCAGTAAAAGCCCCCGCGCCCTGCTGGAGCGCTCATACCGGCGCAGTGAGAGCATTTCCATGGGAGCCTAATTGAAGTACCCACTAGAACCGGACACAACaacattttgtaatgttttaacgATCAATATAATTTCGAGactaattatgattttaatatagTTACAGTTACTAAATAAGAGCTATTAATATCCGTCAGCGGAGCATAATGATATTGAAA
This genomic window from Trichoplusia ni isolate ovarian cell line Hi5 chromosome 21, tn1, whole genome shotgun sequence contains:
- the LOC113504242 gene encoding protein cycle isoform X6, translating into MAREYARVHEFYLPLHELQPPAQHYHQYEVHQASASAAPAYELTAGGGGGACVDTAGALVAAHAPHQPPMQQAAQHQHHHDPRKRKSSHYVFGCSSSEGFEMAGCEAPLSTPQTSLQVPASATRKRKASSYGTGSAYDDDGGDDARSTRTLPDKKQNHSEIEKRRRDKMNTYISELSAMVPMCGAMARKLDKLTVLRMAVQHLRSVRGALSACPLTARPRPAFLSERELNALILHAAHDCFLLVVGCDRGRLLYVSASVKRMLHYDQSELLGQSLFDILHPKDVAKVKEQLSSSDLSPRERLIDAKTMLPVKADVVAGASRLCPGARRSFFCRIKCKLQPETAPAPLPIKEDPEPGAKLRKKQNEKKYCVVQCTGYLKSWAPAEMSDGASTAEAADEGEQCNLSCLVAVGRALPDLAPAPYACTVPPTRHLQYVSRHAPDGKFLFVDQRVTLALGFLPQELLGTSLYEYVSGPELGAVARTHKAALLRRDPLATPPYSFRKKDGALVRIQTHFKPFKNPWTKDVECLVANNTLVTEPAPQHADPNAAAYDNMYKQKADVEMQRLIESQVESHKIGSAIAEEALRRSSAEFSPDLPADLLQDAVFNQNASLVDNILGADMASYSQVRNNVPLSAAAEQSPPGALAAGSPPLPPLALDGNGEAAMAVIMSLLEADAGLGGPVNFSGLPWPLP
- the LOC113504242 gene encoding protein cycle isoform X8, whose product is MAREYARVHEFYLPLHELQPPAQHYHQYEVHQASASAAPAYELTAGGGGGACVDTAGALVAAHAPHQPPMQQAAQHQHHHDPRKRKSSHYSEGFEMAGCEAPLSTPQTSLQVPASATRKRKASSYGTGSAYDDDGGDDARSTRTLPDKKQNHSEIEKRRRDKMNTYISELSAMVPMCGAMARKLDKLTVLRMAVQHLRSVRGALSACPLTARPRPAFLSERELNALILHAAHDCFLLVVGCDRGRLLYVSASVKRMLHYDQSELLGQSLFDILHPKDVAKVKEQLSSSDLSPRERLIDAKTMLPVKADVVAGASRLCPGARRSFFCRIKCKLQPETAPAPLPIKEDPEPGAKLRKKQNEKKYCVVQCTGYLKSWAPAEMSDGASTAEAADEGEQCNLSCLVAVGRALPDLAPAPYACTVPPTRHLQYVSRHAPDGKFLFVDQRVTLALGFLPQELLGTSLYEYVSGPELGAVARTHKAALLRRDPLATPPYSFRKKDGALVRIQTHFKPFKNPWTKDVECLVANNTLVTEPAPQHADPNAAAYDNMYKQKADVEMQRLIESQVESHKIGSAIAEEALRRSSAEFSPDLPADLLQDAVFNQNASLVDNILGADMASYSQVRNNVPLSAAAEQSPPGALAAGSPPLPPLALDGNGEAAMAVIMSLLEADAGLGGPVNFSGLPWPLP
- the LOC113504242 gene encoding protein cycle isoform X1, which translates into the protein MAREYARVHEFYLPLHELQPPAQHYHQYEVHQASASAAPAYELTAGGGGGACVDTAGALVAAHAPHQPPMQQAAQHQHHHDPRKRKSSHYVFGCSSSEGFEMAGCEAPLSTPQTSLQVPASATRKRKASSYGTGSAYDDDGGDDARSTRTLPDKKQNHSEIEKRRRDKMNTYISELSAMVPMCGAMARKLDKLTVLRMAVQHLRSVRGALSACPLTARPRPAFLSERELNALILHAAHDCFLLVVGCDRGRLLYVSASVKRMLHYDQSELLGQSLFDILHPKDVAKVKEQLSSSDLSPRERLIDAKMCTAMLPVKADVVAGASRLCPGARRSFFCRIKCKLQPETAPAPLPIKEDPEPGAKLRKKQNEKKYCVVQCTGYLKSWAPAEMSDGASTAEAADEGEQCNLSCLVAVGRALPDLAPAPYACTVPPTRHLQYVSRHAPDGKFLFVDQRVTLALGFLPQELLGTSLYEYVSGPELGAVARTHKAALLRRDPLATPPYSFRKKDGALVRIQTHFKPFKNPWTKDVECLVANNTLVTEPAPQHADPNAAAYDNMYKQSGVITEADVEMQRLIESQVESHKIGSAIAEEALRRSSAEFSPDLPADLLQDAVFNQNASLVDNILGADMASYSQVRNNVPLSAAAEQSPPGALAAGSPPLPPLALDGNGEAAMAVIMSLLEADAGLGGPVNFSGLPWPLP
- the LOC113504242 gene encoding protein cycle isoform X5, which codes for MAREYARVHEFYLPLHELQPPAQHYHQYEVHQASASAAPAYELTAGGGGGACVDTAGALVAAHAPHQPPMQQAAQHQHHHDPRKRKSSHYSEGFEMAGCEAPLSTPQTSLQVPASATRKRKASSYGTGSAYDDDGGDDARSTRTLPDKKQNHSEIEKRRRDKMNTYISELSAMVPMCGAMARKLDKLTVLRMAVQHLRSVRGALSACPLTARPRPAFLSERELNALILHAAHDCFLLVVGCDRGRLLYVSASVKRMLHYDQSELLGQSLFDILHPKDVAKVKEQLSSSDLSPRERLIDAKMCTAMLPVKADVVAGASRLCPGARRSFFCRIKCKLQPETAPAPLPIKEDPEPGAKLRKKQNEKKYCVVQCTGYLKSWAPAEMSDGASTAEAADEGEQCNLSCLVAVGRALPDLAPAPYACTVPPTRHLQYVSRHAPDGKFLFVDQRVTLALGFLPQELLGTSLYEYVSGPELGAVARTHKAALLRRDPLATPPYSFRKKDGALVRIQTHFKPFKNPWTKDVECLVANNTLVTEPAPQHADPNAAAYDNMYKQSGVITEADVEMQRLIESQVESHKIGSAIAEEALRRSSAEFSPDLPADLLQDAVFNQNASLVDNILGADMASYSQVRNNVPLSAAAEQSPPGALAAGSPPLPPLALDGNGEAAMAVIMSLLEADAGLGGPVNFSGLPWPLP
- the LOC113504242 gene encoding protein cycle isoform X2 yields the protein MAREYARVHEFYLPLHELQPPAQHYHQYEVHQASASAAPAYELTAGGGGGACVDTAGALVAAHAPHQPPMQQAAQHQHHHDPRKRKSSHYVFGCSSSEGFEMAGCEAPLSTPQTSLQVPASATRKRKASSYGTGSAYDDDGGDDARSTRTLPDKKQNHSEIEKRRRDKMNTYISELSAMVPMCGAMARKLDKLTVLRMAVQHLRSVRGALSACPLTARPRPAFLSERELNALILHAAHDCFLLVVGCDRGRLLYVSASVKRMLHYDQSELLGQSLFDILHPKDVAKVKEQLSSSDLSPRERLIDAKTMLPVKADVVAGASRLCPGARRSFFCRIKCKLQPETAPAPLPIKEDPEPGAKLRKKQNEKKYCVVQCTGYLKSWAPAEMSDGASTAEAADEGEQCNLSCLVAVGRALPDLAPAPYACTVPPTRHLQYVSRHAPDGKFLFVDQRVTLALGFLPQELLGTSLYEYVSGPELGAVARTHKAALLRRDPLATPPYSFRKKDGALVRIQTHFKPFKNPWTKDVECLVANNTLVTEPAPQHADPNAAAYDNMYKQSGVITEADVEMQRLIESQVESHKIGSAIAEEALRRSSAEFSPDLPADLLQDAVFNQNASLVDNILGADMASYSQVRNNVPLSAAAEQSPPGALAAGSPPLPPLALDGNGEAAMAVIMSLLEADAGLGGPVNFSGLPWPLP
- the LOC113504242 gene encoding protein cycle isoform X4, whose protein sequence is MAREYARVHEFYLPLHELQPPAQHYHQYEVHQASASAAPAYELTAGGGGGACVDTAGALVAAHAPHQPPMQQAAQHQHHHDPRKRKSSHYVFGCSSSEGFEMAGCEAPLSTPQTSLQVPASATRKRKASSYGTGSAYDDDGGDDARSTRTLPDKKQNHSEIEKRRRDKMNTYISELSAMVPMCGAMARKLDKLTVLRMAVQHLRSVRGALSACPLTARPRPAFLSERELNALILHAAHDCFLLVVGCDRGRLLYVSASVKRMLHYDQSELLGQSLFDILHPKDVAKVKEQLSSSDLSPRERLIDAKMCTAMLPVKADVVAGASRLCPGARRSFFCRIKCKLQPETAPAPLPIKEDPEPGAKLRKKQNEKKYCVVQCTGYLKSWAPAEMSDGASTAEAADEGEQCNLSCLVAVGRALPDLAPAPYACTVPPTRHLQYVSRHAPDGKFLFVDQRVTLALGFLPQELLGTSLYEYVSGPELGAVARTHKAALLRRDPLATPPYSFRKKDGALVRIQTHFKPFKNPWTKDVECLVANNTLVTEPAPQHADPNAAAYDNMYKQKADVEMQRLIESQVESHKIGSAIAEEALRRSSAEFSPDLPADLLQDAVFNQNASLVDNILGADMASYSQVRNNVPLSAAAEQSPPGALAAGSPPLPPLALDGNGEAAMAVIMSLLEADAGLGGPVNFSGLPWPLP